In Syntrophomonas wolfei subsp. wolfei str. Goettingen G311, a single window of DNA contains:
- a CDS encoding HesA/MoeB/ThiF family protein: MDKMDVLLRQKAPSGLIGWKEEEEMALALGLSLHEAEGRLLAQGVLPQRYQRNAKSITREEQCRLFQSRVAVIGCGGLGGYLLEELARLGIASISAWDYDSFAEHNLNRQLLSDMDTIGLSKVETAAKRVQAINPAVKFQAFNRPFAAGEGEDLLAGHQVVVDALDSIPVRKMLAAVCQRLSLPLVHGAIAGWCGQVCTQFPGEDSLETIYRNSNQEQGVESKQGVLAFAPAVVASLQVAEVVKILLGRGELLRKRILLFNLLDMEFEVLDL, encoded by the coding sequence ATGGATAAAATGGATGTACTGTTGCGGCAAAAAGCCCCATCCGGGCTTATTGGCTGGAAAGAAGAAGAGGAAATGGCTCTGGCCCTGGGTTTATCCCTGCACGAAGCCGAGGGAAGGCTCCTGGCCCAGGGTGTTTTACCCCAGCGTTACCAGCGCAACGCTAAATCCATCACCCGAGAAGAACAGTGCCGCTTATTTCAGTCCCGGGTGGCGGTAATCGGTTGTGGGGGACTGGGAGGCTACCTCTTGGAGGAACTAGCCCGCCTGGGAATTGCTTCGATTTCGGCCTGGGATTATGATAGTTTTGCCGAGCATAATCTTAATCGTCAACTGCTGTCTGATATGGACACTATTGGACTAAGCAAGGTTGAAACGGCGGCTAAAAGGGTTCAGGCCATCAACCCGGCTGTGAAATTCCAGGCTTTCAACCGTCCTTTCGCGGCAGGGGAGGGGGAGGATTTGCTGGCCGGACATCAGGTGGTAGTGGATGCCCTGGACAGCATTCCCGTACGCAAGATGCTGGCCGCTGTCTGTCAACGCCTGTCGCTGCCCCTGGTACATGGTGCCATTGCTGGCTGGTGCGGTCAGGTTTGTACCCAGTTTCCTGGTGAAGACAGCCTGGAAACAATCTACCGGAATAGCAACCAGGAGCAGGGAGTGGAAAGCAAGCAGGGGGTCCTGGCATTTGCTCCTGCTGTAGTAGCCAGTCTACAGGTCGCCGAAGTGGTAAAAATCCTCCTGGGCCGGGGAGAACTTTTGCGTAAACGCATTCTTCTTTTCAACCTTCTGGATATGGAGTTCGAGGTTTTGGACTTGTAA
- a CDS encoding aldehyde ferredoxin oxidoreductase family protein, with product MYAWIGQILRVNLTDATIKKEKLDPALLRNYIGARGLGSKLFMDEVNPQVDPLSPENKIIFMTGPLTGTLAASGGRYNVVTRGPLNGTIAASNSGGSFGPELKYAGYDGIIFEGKAEKPVYLWINNAEVELRSAEELWGRNVPETTDMIKQATHEEAKVACIGPAGEKLVKFACIMNEYNRAAGRSGVGAVMGSKNLKALAVRGTGGIKVADRQGFMQAITDARNKLKAHPVTGAGLAAYGTNVLVNILNEHGGLPVKNFSEAAVFAKAENVSGEYQAEHCLVRNKGCFGCSIGCGRVSRNRGKYKGIGEGPEYEATWGLGPNLYIDDFEAISKANFLCNELGLDPISLAGTLACATEMMEKGFIPQEKAELCWGDADMLVEMTIKTAYREGFGDELAEGSYRLAEKYGHPEFSMSVKKQELPAYDPRGQQGIGLNYATSNRGGCHVRGYMTSPEVLGIPEKVDPDSTEGKAALLKIFQDLTALVDSAGICLFTTFGQGLPEIAEQLRQATGLDLSDEEFLLAGERIWNLERSFNLQAGISSKDDTLPPRLLREPMKGGPHQGNVVRLELMLPEYYTLRGWDQAGVPTPEKLQELSL from the coding sequence ATGTATGCATGGATAGGACAGATTTTAAGGGTTAACCTCACTGACGCTACTATAAAAAAAGAAAAGCTTGATCCAGCGCTTCTACGAAATTATATCGGAGCCCGGGGCCTGGGAAGCAAATTGTTCATGGATGAAGTGAATCCTCAGGTGGATCCCTTGAGCCCGGAAAACAAGATTATTTTTATGACCGGCCCTCTTACCGGAACTCTGGCTGCCTCGGGCGGACGCTATAATGTAGTAACCCGGGGACCGCTAAATGGTACCATTGCTGCTTCCAACTCAGGGGGGAGTTTTGGTCCGGAGCTTAAATATGCCGGTTATGATGGAATCATTTTTGAAGGAAAAGCTGAAAAACCGGTTTATCTATGGATAAATAATGCTGAAGTGGAATTAAGAAGTGCAGAAGAGCTCTGGGGACGCAATGTTCCGGAAACGACTGATATGATTAAGCAGGCTACGCATGAGGAGGCCAAAGTCGCCTGTATAGGACCGGCTGGAGAAAAACTGGTCAAGTTCGCCTGCATAATGAATGAGTATAACCGGGCCGCGGGGCGCTCCGGAGTGGGAGCGGTCATGGGCTCAAAGAACTTGAAAGCCCTGGCAGTTCGAGGTACCGGAGGTATCAAAGTGGCTGACCGGCAGGGTTTCATGCAGGCAATTACCGATGCCCGGAACAAATTGAAAGCGCATCCCGTAACCGGGGCCGGTTTGGCGGCTTATGGCACCAATGTTTTGGTAAATATTCTGAATGAGCACGGGGGCTTGCCGGTTAAGAACTTCAGTGAAGCAGCGGTTTTTGCAAAGGCGGAAAATGTTTCCGGCGAGTACCAGGCCGAACACTGCCTGGTGCGCAACAAGGGTTGCTTTGGTTGTTCCATCGGTTGTGGCCGGGTTAGCCGCAACCGGGGCAAATATAAAGGTATTGGCGAAGGGCCGGAGTACGAGGCAACCTGGGGTTTGGGACCCAATCTTTATATCGATGATTTTGAAGCCATTTCCAAGGCCAACTTTCTTTGCAACGAGTTGGGTCTTGATCCCATCTCCCTGGCCGGCACCCTGGCCTGTGCTACGGAAATGATGGAAAAGGGTTTCATTCCTCAGGAAAAGGCGGAGCTGTGCTGGGGTGATGCCGATATGCTGGTAGAAATGACCATCAAGACCGCCTACCGGGAGGGATTCGGGGATGAACTGGCGGAAGGTTCTTATCGCCTGGCTGAAAAATACGGTCATCCTGAATTTTCCATGTCGGTGAAGAAGCAGGAACTGCCCGCTTATGACCCCCGGGGGCAACAGGGAATCGGTTTGAACTATGCTACCTCCAACCGGGGCGGTTGCCATGTCAGGGGCTACATGACTTCCCCTGAGGTTCTGGGTATACCGGAAAAAGTGGATCCAGACAGCACCGAAGGTAAGGCAGCCCTGCTTAAAATATTCCAGGATCTCACTGCTCTGGTGGATTCGGCCGGGATTTGTCTTTTCACTACCTTTGGCCAGGGTTTGCCGGAGATAGCGGAGCAGTTGCGCCAGGCCACCGGGCTTGATTTAAGTGACGAGGAATTCCTGCTGGCGGGGGAACGGATCTGGAATCTGGAACGCTCCTTTAACCTGCAAGCCGGTATCAGCAGCAAAGATGACACCCTTCCTCCCCGTCTCCTGCGTGAACCCATGAAAGGTGGTCCTCACCAGGGGAATGTGGTCAGGTTAGAGCTTATGTTACCTGAGTACTATACCTTGCGGGGATGGGACCAGGCCGGTGTTCCCACTCCGGAGAAACTACAGGAACTCAGCTTGTAA
- a CDS encoding transposase, translating into MLGYWRTHDDYQLWLKSKLISLVPEHEAEIRFYGSLVEKVYVLNLDPLKEIVAPMYSLIGRPAHNQPELFRALVVMLHCKTQDPTKFVAVLRSSLVLAAICGFEGQTPGVGTFYDLLARLWLADAPQKAVKVPPSKGRKRPKSGDKLKPKHPGIIKKLVDKALQGRVIEKRPERVLQAILKECAVIPSSKLGLLGNPDNLAISGDGSPVRTGASPRGKKLCQCPAQGIYHCQCERSFTDPTANWGWDSYHEQWFYGHTLYSITSADSFNDLPIYLRFVQGSRHDSVTFVFAWVELLKLYPEFKFSKALLDSAHDVYDIYRLLNANRTQAFIDLNKRNKGHNIYSGPLTVNDNGVPICIANLPMLNWGFNNDRCRIKWRCPHYKDRSKCPKSPECSPSKYGRVVYTKPDWDLRIFTPIPRGSKAWKAIYARRSTVERTFKRILVDYKIENARCRSNKRWFWQATIAALNQHLDAQVALLKPSILSEVGIKTISKAA; encoded by the coding sequence TTGTTAGGTTATTGGCGAACTCATGATGATTACCAACTCTGGCTGAAATCCAAGCTTATCTCTTTAGTGCCGGAACATGAGGCCGAAATTCGGTTTTATGGTTCTCTTGTCGAAAAGGTCTATGTCTTAAATCTTGATCCCTTGAAAGAAATTGTTGCTCCGATGTATTCTCTAATTGGACGCCCTGCCCATAACCAACCCGAACTATTCAGGGCTTTGGTTGTTATGCTTCATTGTAAAACCCAGGATCCTACGAAATTTGTGGCTGTTTTAAGGTCTTCTCTGGTCCTGGCTGCTATCTGTGGTTTTGAAGGACAAACACCCGGTGTTGGAACTTTTTACGATTTGCTGGCCCGGTTGTGGCTGGCTGATGCTCCCCAAAAAGCTGTTAAAGTACCACCGTCTAAAGGCCGTAAACGCCCTAAATCCGGCGATAAACTTAAACCCAAACACCCTGGTATCATTAAAAAACTGGTAGACAAAGCTTTACAAGGACGTGTCATTGAGAAAAGACCGGAAAGGGTTTTGCAGGCCATATTAAAAGAGTGTGCCGTTATCCCATCATCCAAGCTCGGTCTGCTCGGTAATCCTGATAACCTGGCCATTTCCGGTGACGGTTCCCCAGTCCGAACTGGCGCCAGTCCCCGTGGTAAAAAGCTCTGCCAATGCCCTGCTCAAGGCATCTACCACTGCCAATGTGAGCGCTCTTTTACCGACCCAACTGCTAATTGGGGTTGGGATAGTTATCATGAACAATGGTTTTACGGACACACCCTGTACTCTATTACTTCGGCAGATTCTTTTAATGACCTGCCTATTTATCTCCGTTTCGTACAGGGTTCCCGTCATGACAGTGTAACTTTTGTCTTCGCCTGGGTTGAACTACTTAAGCTCTATCCTGAATTTAAGTTTAGTAAAGCCCTTTTAGATTCAGCCCATGATGTTTATGATATCTATCGCCTGCTAAATGCCAATCGTACTCAAGCTTTTATTGATCTTAATAAGCGTAACAAAGGTCATAATATTTATTCTGGACCACTTACTGTCAATGACAACGGGGTTCCCATCTGCATTGCTAACTTGCCCATGCTCAACTGGGGTTTTAACAATGACCGGTGCCGTATTAAGTGGCGTTGCCCTCATTACAAAGACAGGAGTAAATGTCCTAAATCTCCGGAATGTTCACCTAGTAAATATGGTCGTGTGGTTTACACCAAACCTGACTGGGATTTGCGTATTTTTACTCCTATTCCTCGCGGCTCCAAGGCTTGGAAGGCTATTTATGCTCGCAGAAGTACCGTGGAGCGTACCTTCAAAAGAATCCTGGTTGATTACAAGATTGAGAATGCCCGTTGCCGCAGCAATAAACGGTGGTTTTGGCAGGCAACTATAGCGGCTCTAAACCAGCACTTGGATGCTCAAGTTGCCTTATTGAAGCCTTCTATTCTTTCGGAGGTTGGTATTAAGACTATCTCGAAAGCAGCCTAA
- a CDS encoding DUF3006 domain-containing protein, with product MKAIIERFEGDFALLEIRGKGQVIKVKRAKLPPAAREGDVVFCQGEGWLIDQKVTATLKKEVEDLATELWQD from the coding sequence ATGAAAGCCATAATTGAACGCTTTGAAGGGGATTTTGCTCTTCTGGAAATAAGGGGTAAGGGCCAGGTTATAAAGGTCAAACGGGCTAAACTTCCGCCTGCAGCCCGGGAAGGCGATGTAGTGTTTTGCCAGGGCGAAGGGTGGCTTATTGATCAAAAAGTCACCGCAACACTCAAGAAAGAAGTGGAGGACCTGGCCACCGAATTGTGGCAGGATTGA
- a CDS encoding complex I 24 kDa subunit family protein — MSEQEYEENIEGFRKIISGFPGEKRYIIAIMHELSRCYRYLPRSALELTAEYVGVPFSQVYSMATFYRAFSLQPRGRFNIKVCDGTTCHIKGSNILLDEIHKNLGIGPGETTADREFSLETVNCIGACAIAPALLVNERVYPRVNAAALKEIIKEYRGGGDNDHHE; from the coding sequence ATGAGTGAACAAGAGTATGAGGAAAATATTGAAGGTTTTAGGAAAATCATCAGCGGTTTCCCGGGAGAGAAACGCTATATTATAGCCATCATGCATGAGCTAAGCCGTTGCTATCGTTACCTTCCCCGGTCCGCCCTGGAACTGACCGCGGAATATGTGGGGGTTCCTTTCAGCCAGGTTTACAGTATGGCTACCTTTTACCGGGCCTTCAGCCTGCAGCCCCGGGGCCGATTCAATATAAAGGTTTGTGATGGTACTACCTGTCATATTAAAGGCTCCAATATTCTACTGGATGAGATTCATAAAAATCTGGGGATAGGCCCCGGGGAAACCACAGCTGACCGGGAGTTTTCCCTGGAAACGGTCAATTGCATCGGGGCTTGTGCAATAGCCCCGGCTCTGCTGGTCAATGAGCGGGTCTATCCTCGGGTAAATGCAGCTGCTCTAAAAGAAATAATAAAAGAATACCGGGGAGGTGGGGATAATGACCACCATGAATAA
- a CDS encoding 4Fe-4S dicluster domain-containing protein has translation MEKIIVVQPEKCTGCRTCELVCSFTHTGEFNPARSRISVFSFEKVGFSSPVLCQQCSTAACMQVCPVGAVSRDNKTGAMVVNSSRCLVCKACTIACPLGATFYDHVSDSILKCDLCGGDPECVKFCPSGAITYQEASEAGLARRKAVAAKLKDVYEEVS, from the coding sequence ATGGAAAAGATTATTGTAGTTCAACCGGAAAAATGTACTGGCTGTAGAACCTGTGAATTGGTGTGTTCATTTACTCACACCGGAGAATTCAACCCGGCCCGGTCACGCATATCCGTTTTCAGTTTTGAGAAGGTGGGATTTTCCTCCCCGGTTCTCTGCCAGCAATGCAGTACGGCGGCCTGTATGCAGGTCTGCCCGGTAGGAGCCGTAAGCCGCGACAATAAAACTGGTGCTATGGTGGTAAATTCAAGCCGTTGCCTGGTTTGCAAGGCTTGTACCATAGCCTGTCCTTTGGGGGCTACTTTCTACGATCATGTCAGCGACAGTATTCTAAAATGTGACCTTTGCGGTGGGGATCCGGAATGTGTGAAGTTTTGTCCTTCCGGTGCCATCACTTACCAGGAAGCGAGCGAAGCCGGACTGGCGCGACGCAAGGCAGTTGCGGCCAAGTTAAAGGATGTTTATGAGGAGGTGAGCTAA
- a CDS encoding MoaD/ThiS family protein — MKIVVKLFATLRQGRFKVQSGIYPEAAKVQDIVEGLAIPPTDLGIIFVNGKSADLNRVLQEGDTLSIFPPVGGG; from the coding sequence GTGAAGATAGTAGTTAAGCTATTTGCAACATTACGCCAGGGGCGTTTTAAGGTTCAGTCAGGGATTTATCCTGAAGCGGCAAAGGTGCAAGATATAGTTGAGGGACTGGCTATACCCCCGACCGACCTGGGCATAATATTCGTAAATGGAAAATCGGCTGACCTGAACCGGGTGCTGCAGGAGGGAGATACCCTTTCCATTTTTCCGCCGGTAGGAGGGGGATAA